The Mesorhizobium koreense genome includes a window with the following:
- a CDS encoding NUDIX hydrolase, which produces MPFDLPRDAIVPVRSAMVWLDPGPHPFEKENAAAIEENWRAETAANPALFDGKVVLLSSLTYGDGRLDGLCHAVRFATFMLWRKTRPFGSAEHAYAHAMPVTSDNALILIRMAGHTVNAGRAYFAAGSFEPQDFRADMADIDLNMAREVREETGMDLSDCERDPIYHLRSSEGASVIFRRYYLDEPAEAVAEHIRAFVAAEEEPEIEGPVIVRGPRDLPADMALHIPSLIEWHFANPVER; this is translated from the coding sequence ATGCCTTTCGACTTGCCTCGCGACGCCATCGTGCCGGTCCGCTCCGCCATGGTCTGGCTTGATCCTGGCCCGCACCCTTTCGAGAAAGAAAACGCCGCTGCCATCGAGGAGAACTGGCGGGCCGAAACCGCCGCCAACCCGGCGCTCTTCGACGGCAAAGTCGTGCTATTGTCCAGCCTCACCTATGGCGACGGCAGGCTCGACGGGCTGTGCCACGCCGTCCGCTTCGCCACCTTCATGCTCTGGCGCAAGACCCGGCCGTTCGGCTCGGCCGAACACGCCTATGCGCATGCCATGCCGGTGACCAGCGACAATGCGCTGATCCTCATCCGTATGGCTGGCCATACGGTGAATGCGGGCCGAGCCTATTTCGCCGCCGGCTCTTTCGAACCGCAGGATTTTCGTGCTGACATGGCCGACATCGACCTCAACATGGCCCGTGAGGTTCGCGAGGAAACCGGAATGGACCTATCCGATTGCGAACGCGATCCAATCTATCATCTGCGCTCGTCGGAGGGTGCGAGCGTCATCTTCCGCCGCTATTATCTGGACGAGCCGGCAGAAGCCGTCGCCGAACATATCCGTGCTTTCGTGGCGGCCGAGGAAGAGCCCGAGATCGAAGGACCGGTGATCGTCCGCGGTCCGCGCGACCTGCCGGCCGATATGGCACTGCACATCCCGTCTCTGATCGAGTGGCATTTCGCCAATCCGGTGGAGCGCTGA
- a CDS encoding DeoR/GlpR family DNA-binding transcription regulator: MYLPPRHTEIVQMAKDHGRVLVEALASHFGVTPQTIRKDLNELCEQHLLTRIHGGALFPAGIENMEYEARRKIAANEKEAIGQAAARLIPDNSSLFVNIGTTTEAVGKALLDHGGLMVITNNINVANRMRIYPSIEVVIAGGVVRGSDGGIVGEAAVDFIKQFKVDYAVIGTSAIDHDGALLDFDFREVKVAQAIIANARHVILVSDSTKFERTAPVRIGHLSQVNTFITDRCDIPAIRRICEDADVRLIETVRESGMAEAD; this comes from the coding sequence ATGTATCTGCCGCCTCGGCATACCGAAATCGTGCAGATGGCGAAGGACCATGGCCGGGTGCTGGTCGAGGCGCTGGCTTCCCATTTCGGCGTTACCCCGCAGACGATCCGCAAAGACCTGAACGAGCTTTGCGAGCAGCATTTGCTCACCCGCATCCACGGTGGGGCGCTGTTTCCGGCCGGTATCGAGAACATGGAATACGAGGCGAGGCGCAAGATCGCCGCCAACGAGAAGGAGGCGATCGGGCAGGCTGCCGCGCGTCTCATCCCGGATAATTCCTCGCTTTTCGTCAATATCGGGACCACGACCGAGGCCGTCGGCAAGGCGCTGCTCGACCATGGCGGTCTCATGGTCATCACCAACAACATCAACGTCGCCAATCGGATGCGTATCTATCCCTCTATCGAGGTGGTGATCGCTGGCGGCGTCGTGCGCGGTTCGGACGGCGGCATCGTCGGCGAGGCGGCGGTCGATTTCATCAAGCAGTTCAAGGTCGACTATGCCGTGATCGGCACTTCGGCGATCGATCATGACGGCGCACTTCTCGATTTCGATTTCCGCGAGGTGAAGGTTGCGCAGGCAATCATCGCCAATGCGCGCCATGTCATCCTCGTGTCGGATTCCACTAAATTCGAGCGCACTGCGCCTGTCCGCATCGGGCATCTCTCGCAGGTGAACACCTTCATCACGGATCGCTGCGATATCCCTGCGATCCGCCGCATCTGCGAGGATGCGGATGTGCGGCTGATCGAGACCGTGCGGGAAAGCGGAATGGCCGAGGCGGATTAA
- a CDS encoding outer membrane protein assembly factor BamE, with protein MSTINGHETFTKGYVIDQQMLDQVPVGSSREQVLLALGSPSTTATFGNEVYYYISQKRSRRAEFQNLHIVSQNVLAVYFGDDDRVTRLANYGLKDGKIFDFVSRTTPTGGKETTFIGQMIRGLEGAPDLTNGPDAPRGRY; from the coding sequence ATGTCGACCATCAACGGGCATGAGACCTTTACCAAGGGCTACGTCATCGACCAGCAGATGCTCGACCAAGTGCCCGTCGGCTCCAGCCGTGAGCAGGTTCTGCTTGCGCTCGGGTCGCCGTCGACGACCGCGACCTTCGGCAACGAGGTATATTATTACATCTCTCAGAAGCGCTCACGCCGCGCGGAATTCCAGAACCTGCACATCGTCTCGCAGAACGTCCTTGCCGTCTATTTCGGTGACGACGACCGGGTCACGAGGCTCGCCAATTACGGGCTGAAGGACGGCAAGATATTCGACTTCGTCTCGCGCACGACGCCGACGGGCGGCAAGGAAACCACGTTCATCGGGCAGATGATCCGCGGCCTCGAAGGGGCTCCCGACCTCACAAACGGACCGGACGCCCCGCGCGGCCGGTACTGA
- a CDS encoding integration host factor subunit alpha — protein sequence MGAKTLTRADLAEAVYRKVGLSRTESAQLVEMVIDEICDAIVRSETVKLSSFATFQVRGKNERIGRNPKTGQEVPILPRKVMTFKASNVLKQRILSAHKDGKAKGGSQ from the coding sequence ATGGGGGCAAAGACTTTGACGCGAGCCGACCTCGCCGAAGCTGTTTATCGTAAGGTCGGACTTTCCCGCACAGAATCCGCGCAACTGGTCGAGATGGTCATCGACGAGATATGCGATGCGATTGTCCGCTCAGAGACAGTCAAACTGTCTTCTTTCGCGACCTTCCAGGTTCGCGGCAAGAACGAGCGTATCGGCCGTAACCCCAAGACCGGGCAGGAAGTTCCCATCCTCCCGCGCAAGGTCATGACCTTCAAGGCGTCGAACGTGCTCAAGCAGCGCATCCTGAGCGCCCACAAGGACGGCAAAGCCAAGGGCGGCAGCCAATAG
- a CDS encoding PilZ domain-containing protein, with amino-acid sequence MVARKKITESPPRTDHAERKSQPRRRVLKGAIIRFNKGYGAFECVVRNLSENGAKLTFGDTSAVPAVFELKIAGDQQMHEAHVRWRSPDSVGVSFA; translated from the coding sequence ATGGTTGCCAGAAAGAAAATTACCGAAAGCCCGCCCAGGACGGATCACGCCGAGCGCAAGTCACAGCCGAGACGCCGCGTGCTGAAGGGAGCGATCATCCGCTTCAACAAGGGATATGGCGCATTCGAATGCGTCGTGCGCAACCTGTCCGAAAACGGGGCGAAGCTGACGTTCGGCGACACATCGGCCGTTCCGGCCGTCTTCGAACTGAAGATCGCCGGCGATCAGCAAATGCACGAGGCGCACGTCCGCTGGCGCTCGCCCGACTCCGTCGGTGTCTCCTTCGCCTGA
- a CDS encoding DUF1003 domain-containing protein: MMKTIPELAFYWLKRGPDALTHGERNVLQSTMERRPVSRDTNEAYERHLSVGDRLADAIARIGGSWSFIVSFCVFLAIWALSNIWLAKEAFDPYPFIFLNLLLSMLAAIQAPVIMMSQNRQAEHDRLDATHDYEVNLKSEIEIMALHEKLDQLRNDQLVTILDRIEKLTKDIQRLERGRKQRTAN, encoded by the coding sequence ATCATGAAAACCATACCCGAACTCGCGTTTTACTGGTTGAAGCGCGGCCCGGACGCCCTTACTCACGGCGAGCGGAATGTCCTTCAGAGTACCATGGAAAGGCGCCCGGTCTCGCGCGACACGAACGAAGCCTATGAGCGGCATCTTTCCGTCGGAGATCGATTGGCGGACGCCATCGCCCGAATTGGCGGTTCCTGGAGCTTCATCGTCAGCTTCTGCGTGTTCCTGGCTATTTGGGCGCTCAGTAATATCTGGTTGGCGAAAGAGGCTTTCGACCCATATCCGTTTATCTTCCTTAACCTGCTCCTGTCGATGCTCGCCGCAATCCAGGCGCCGGTCATCATGATGTCGCAGAACCGGCAGGCGGAGCATGACCGCCTCGACGCCACGCATGATTACGAAGTGAACCTTAAATCGGAAATCGAGATCATGGCCCTGCATGAAAAGCTGGATCAGCTCCGCAACGACCAGCTTGTGACCATCCTCGATCGCATCGAAAAGCTGACAAAAGACATCCAGCGGCTCGAACGCGGCCGCAAGCAGCGAACGGCGAACTGA
- the plsX gene encoding phosphate acyltransferase PlsX yields MTRISIDAMGGDHGPGVVLPGLKKVVERRPDIRFVVFGRREVIDPLLETMPGLKAVSEVVHCEVAVGSDEKPSQALRHGRWKSSMWKAIEAVKDGEAEVCVSAGNTGALMAMSKFCLRTMAEIDRPAIAAIWPNLRSESIVLDVGATIGADARQLIDFAILGAAMARSIFDIQRPTVGLLNIGVEEIKGQEEVKEAGRLLREADMKSMQYRGFVEGDDIGKGTVDVVVTEGFSGNIALKSAEGTARQIAEYLRAAMSRTLLARIGYVLAKGAFDRLREKMDVRKTNGGVFLGLNGLVVKSHGGTDAEGFAAAVELAYDMARRDLLGRIRRDLELFHGGQPEIAAAAPMDEATGTARHAG; encoded by the coding sequence GTGACCAGGATTTCCATTGACGCCATGGGAGGCGACCACGGACCCGGCGTGGTGCTGCCTGGGTTGAAGAAGGTCGTGGAGCGCCGGCCCGATATCCGGTTCGTCGTTTTCGGGCGCCGGGAAGTGATCGACCCTCTTCTGGAGACCATGCCGGGGCTGAAGGCTGTCAGCGAGGTCGTGCATTGCGAGGTCGCGGTCGGCTCTGACGAAAAGCCCAGCCAGGCACTGCGTCATGGCCGCTGGAAATCGTCGATGTGGAAGGCGATCGAGGCGGTCAAGGACGGGGAAGCCGAAGTCTGCGTGTCCGCCGGCAATACCGGCGCGCTGATGGCGATGTCGAAATTCTGCCTGCGTACCATGGCGGAGATCGACAGGCCGGCGATCGCGGCGATCTGGCCGAATTTGCGCAGCGAAAGCATCGTGCTCGACGTCGGCGCTACGATCGGAGCCGACGCGCGCCAACTGATCGATTTCGCCATATTGGGCGCGGCGATGGCGCGGTCCATCTTCGATATCCAGCGACCGACCGTCGGGCTGTTGAATATCGGGGTCGAGGAGATCAAGGGCCAGGAAGAGGTGAAGGAAGCCGGTCGCCTCCTGCGCGAGGCCGATATGAAGTCGATGCAGTACCGGGGGTTCGTGGAAGGCGACGATATCGGCAAGGGTACGGTGGACGTCGTGGTGACCGAGGGGTTCTCGGGCAACATCGCGCTGAAATCGGCGGAGGGCACGGCGCGGCAGATCGCCGAGTATCTCCGTGCGGCCATGAGCCGGACGTTGCTCGCCCGCATCGGCTACGTGCTTGCCAAGGGCGCGTTCGACAGGTTGCGTGAGAAGATGGATGTGCGCAAGACGAATGGCGGCGTGTTCCTGGGGCTGAACGGCCTTGTGGTGAAGAGCCATGGCGGCACGGACGCCGAGGGCTTTGCCGCCGCCGTGGAATTGGCATACGACATGGCAAGGCGCGACCTTCTCGGCCGTATCCGGCGCGATCTTGAGCTTTTCCATGGTGGCCAACCCGAAATTGCGGCCGCCGCGCCGATGGACGAGGCGACCGGTACGGCGCGTCATGCCGGTTAG
- a CDS encoding ubiquinol-cytochrome C chaperone family protein, which produces MFSRFFGSNRRTNRAVTDVLYGEIVAAARQPLFYAAYNVPDTPLGRFEMLSLHLFLILHRLRSEEGAAKAIAQELTDEFFLDVDHSLRELGIGDHGIPRRVKKLGRMFYGRAAAYGQALDQNDPAALADSLKRNVRADVEIWPEAGQLADYVLAAWEHVAKAGADAFSSGTFRFERPEALEQAK; this is translated from the coding sequence ATGTTCTCACGGTTTTTCGGATCGAACCGGCGAACCAACCGGGCCGTTACCGATGTCCTCTACGGGGAGATCGTGGCAGCCGCGCGGCAGCCTCTCTTTTATGCCGCCTATAATGTGCCGGACACGCCGCTCGGCCGATTCGAGATGTTGTCGCTGCATCTGTTCCTGATCCTGCACCGCTTGCGTTCGGAAGAGGGCGCGGCGAAGGCGATCGCGCAGGAACTGACCGACGAATTCTTCCTGGACGTCGACCATTCGCTGCGGGAACTCGGCATTGGCGATCACGGTATTCCCCGACGTGTGAAGAAACTCGGCAGGATGTTCTATGGGAGGGCGGCGGCCTATGGGCAAGCGCTCGACCAGAACGATCCGGCGGCCTTGGCGGACTCCCTGAAGCGCAACGTGCGTGCCGACGTGGAAATTTGGCCGGAAGCGGGGCAATTGGCGGATTATGTGCTCGCCGCCTGGGAACACGTCGCGAAAGCCGGCGCGGACGCGTTCTCCTCCGGAACCTTCCGTTTCGAGCGGCCCGAAGCATTGGAGCAGGCGAAATGA
- a CDS encoding BA14K family protein produces the protein MKRFMALACSAALAAGMLAATGNDASARDWHHRGGWHHGGWGTGAAIGAGILGGAIIGSALAGPYYGSYYDDPYYDPYYRPYYGPRVVYRPRVIYRSRPVYRSAARISDAHVEWCYDRYRSYRAYDNTFQPYHGPRQQCYSPYD, from the coding sequence ATGAAAAGGTTCATGGCCCTGGCCTGCTCGGCGGCACTGGCGGCGGGCATGCTTGCGGCAACCGGCAACGACGCTTCCGCGCGCGACTGGCACCATCGCGGCGGATGGCACCATGGCGGCTGGGGAACGGGCGCGGCAATCGGCGCCGGCATCCTGGGAGGGGCGATCATCGGCAGTGCGCTGGCGGGTCCGTATTACGGCTCGTATTACGATGATCCGTATTATGATCCCTATTACAGGCCCTACTACGGTCCGCGTGTCGTTTATCGGCCTCGCGTGATCTATCGGAGCCGCCCCGTCTATCGGTCGGCCGCGCGTATCAGCGATGCCCATGTCGAGTGGTGCTACGATCGCTATCGCTCGTATCGGGCCTACGACAACACGTTCCAGCCCTATCACGGGCCGAGGCAGCAGTGTTACTCGCCCTATGATTGA
- a CDS encoding YceD family protein, with amino-acid sequence MNGAAKSPVSFRASVVRLPKKGMPVTIDASLEQRAALAREHGLLDVKKFHANLVVSPWKSDGVSVSGHVEGDIVQECVVTLEPIDAHIEAEVSAVFIPEGSNLGGFDQFSASEVILDPDGPDAPESFSGTHIDVGALAEQFFALGIDPYPRKEGIEPFATADVEEENQPLGTLAEKLAALKRRL; translated from the coding sequence ATGAACGGAGCGGCAAAAAGCCCGGTATCTTTCCGTGCGAGCGTCGTGCGGCTTCCCAAGAAGGGCATGCCCGTTACGATCGACGCAAGCTTGGAGCAGCGAGCGGCGCTGGCGCGAGAGCACGGCCTGCTCGACGTGAAGAAATTCCATGCCAACCTCGTGGTTTCTCCCTGGAAGAGCGACGGCGTGTCGGTTTCCGGACATGTCGAAGGGGACATCGTGCAGGAATGCGTGGTCACGCTGGAGCCGATCGACGCTCATATCGAGGCAGAAGTGTCGGCCGTTTTCATTCCCGAAGGCTCGAACCTAGGCGGGTTCGACCAGTTTTCCGCAAGCGAGGTGATTCTCGATCCCGACGGCCCGGACGCGCCGGAAAGCTTTTCGGGCACCCATATCGACGTTGGCGCGCTCGCCGAGCAATTCTTTGCTCTGGGGATCGACCCATATCCCCGAAAGGAAGGGATTGAGCCTTTTGCGACGGCTGATGTAGAGGAGGAGAACCAGCCTTTGGGAACATTGGCGGAAAAGCTGGCCGCATTGAAGCGAAGGCTCTGA
- a CDS encoding NAD+ synthase produces MTSPHTLAIAIAQLNPVVGDIAGNLAKARDARADAARQGADLILFTELFIAGYPPEDLVVRPAFLAACERAITEFAADTVDGGPAVIIGTPLKRSSGIHNSVALLDGGRIVAERYKVNLPNYGEFDEKRVFEAGPNVPGPINFRGVRLGIPICEDIWGDMGVCETLAESGAELLLVPNGSPFYRGKVDVRHQVAIRQVIESGLPLIYANQLGGQDELVFDGASFAIQADRTLAFQMSQFEEAVSVTRWKRNGDTWHCEKGPVSQIPEREEADYRACMLGLRDYVNKNGFKNVVLGLSGGIDSALCAALAVDALGEERVHAVMLPYRYTSKESLKDAEDCARALGCRYDIVPIMDPVQGFLNALSQLFEGTTEGITEENLQSRARGTILMAISNKFGSMVVTTGNKSEMSVGYATLYGDMNGGFNPVKDLYKMQVYALSSWRNGQVPPGALGPSGEVIPQNIIDKAPSAELRENQTDQDSLPPYPVLDEILECLVEKEMGVDQIVAKGFDRPTVERVENLLYIAEYKRRQAAPGVKITQKNFGRDRRYPITNRFRDRG; encoded by the coding sequence ATGACATCTCCCCACACACTTGCCATCGCTATCGCCCAGCTTAACCCGGTCGTCGGCGACATCGCCGGCAATCTCGCCAAGGCGCGGGACGCCCGCGCCGACGCGGCCAGACAGGGCGCGGACCTCATCCTTTTCACGGAATTGTTCATCGCCGGCTATCCGCCGGAAGATCTCGTGGTCAGGCCGGCTTTCCTCGCTGCCTGCGAGCGCGCGATTACCGAGTTTGCCGCGGATACGGTGGACGGCGGCCCGGCCGTCATCATCGGAACGCCGCTGAAACGCTCCTCCGGCATCCATAATTCGGTAGCCTTGCTCGACGGCGGCAGGATCGTCGCCGAGCGCTACAAGGTCAATCTGCCCAATTACGGCGAATTCGATGAAAAGCGTGTGTTCGAAGCCGGGCCCAACGTGCCCGGACCGATCAATTTCCGTGGTGTGCGTCTCGGCATCCCCATCTGCGAGGATATCTGGGGCGACATGGGCGTGTGCGAGACGCTGGCCGAAAGCGGCGCGGAGCTTCTGCTGGTGCCGAACGGATCGCCCTTCTATCGCGGCAAAGTCGATGTGCGCCATCAGGTCGCCATCCGCCAGGTCATCGAGAGCGGCTTGCCGCTGATCTACGCCAATCAACTCGGCGGCCAGGACGAACTGGTCTTCGACGGCGCGTCCTTCGCCATCCAGGCCGATCGCACGCTTGCTTTCCAGATGAGCCAGTTCGAGGAGGCGGTTTCAGTCACCCGCTGGAAGCGCAATGGCGATACATGGCATTGCGAAAAAGGGCCGGTCTCACAGATTCCGGAGCGGGAGGAAGCCGATTACCGCGCCTGCATGCTGGGCTTGCGCGACTATGTGAACAAGAACGGCTTCAAGAACGTGGTGCTCGGCCTTTCGGGCGGTATCGATTCGGCGCTCTGCGCAGCGCTCGCAGTCGATGCGCTGGGCGAGGAGCGGGTCCATGCGGTCATGCTGCCTTACCGCTATACCTCGAAGGAATCGCTGAAGGACGCCGAGGATTGCGCCCGCGCGCTCGGCTGCCGATACGATATCGTGCCGATCATGGACCCCGTGCAGGGCTTTTTGAACGCGCTCTCGCAACTCTTCGAGGGGACGACAGAGGGCATCACCGAGGAGAATCTGCAGAGCCGCGCTCGTGGTACGATCCTCATGGCCATCTCCAATAAATTCGGCTCGATGGTGGTCACCACCGGCAACAAGTCGGAAATGTCGGTCGGCTACGCCACGCTCTACGGCGACATGAACGGCGGTTTCAACCCAGTGAAAGACCTTTACAAGATGCAGGTCTATGCGCTGTCCAGTTGGCGGAACGGGCAGGTTCCCCCCGGTGCCCTGGGCCCGTCCGGCGAGGTCATTCCGCAAAACATCATCGACAAGGCGCCGTCCGCCGAATTGCGCGAGAACCAGACCGACCAGGATTCACTGCCGCCCTATCCGGTCCTCGATGAAATCCTGGAATGCCTTGTCGAGAAGGAAATGGGGGTGGACCAGATCGTCGCCAAGGGCTTCGACCGGCCGACGGTCGAGCGTGTCGAAAACCTGCTCTACATCGCCGAATACAAGCGCCGCCAGGCGGCGCCTGGCGTCAAGATCACGCAAAAGAACTTCGGCCGCGACCGCCGCTATCCGATCACCAATCGGTTTCGCGACCGCGGCTGA
- a CDS encoding DNA-3-methyladenine glycosylase I has product MSFEKIMARAAGRKGGDAVLQSLLGPVPDNASLAGLPDDRALSLMAERIFSAGFVWRVIREKWPGFEEAFLGFEPKRLLFQPDDYWYDLASDKRIVRNPQKIRAVRDNAALVTRISAEYGSFGKFLANWPKNDQIGLMGFLGKNGTRLGGNTGQYFLRWTGWDAFILSSDVVLALRDAGLDIAEAPSSRKDLATVQEQMNRWAGASGLPYAHLSRILAMSIGENRSLEALRSRLRGEE; this is encoded by the coding sequence ATGAGTTTCGAAAAGATCATGGCGCGCGCCGCCGGGCGTAAGGGAGGCGATGCGGTCCTTCAGTCGCTGCTCGGGCCCGTTCCCGACAATGCGTCCCTTGCCGGCTTGCCCGATGACCGCGCTCTCTCGCTGATGGCTGAGCGCATCTTCTCGGCCGGCTTCGTCTGGCGCGTGATCCGCGAGAAATGGCCGGGCTTCGAGGAAGCGTTCCTCGGCTTCGAGCCGAAACGCCTGCTCTTCCAGCCGGACGATTACTGGTACGATCTGGCCTCGGACAAGCGTATCGTACGCAATCCGCAGAAGATCAGGGCGGTACGCGACAATGCCGCTTTGGTGACCCGTATCTCTGCCGAGTACGGTTCTTTCGGAAAATTCCTGGCCAATTGGCCGAAGAACGACCAGATCGGACTGATGGGCTTCCTCGGCAAGAACGGGACCCGGCTCGGCGGCAATACGGGCCAGTATTTCCTGCGCTGGACCGGGTGGGACGCCTTCATCCTGTCGTCCGACGTGGTGCTTGCCCTTCGCGATGCCGGGCTCGACATTGCCGAGGCGCCGTCCTCGCGAAAGGATTTGGCGACGGTCCAGGAGCAGATGAACCGCTGGGCCGGCGCGAGCGGGCTGCCCTATGCTCATTTATCGCGCATCCTCGCGATGTCGATCGGCGAAAACCGTTCGCTCGAGGCTTTGAGGAGTCGTCTGAGGGGCGAGGAGTAG
- a CDS encoding endonuclease/exonuclease/phosphatase family protein yields MSLRLATFNIENLMNRFDFSGYRNELHQDRSLALYEIKDEAEYKLLEQARAVATADDTRQLSALAIAATRADILCLQEVDNLEALKAFEYGYLFKMIGSGYRQKVITPGNDSRGIDVALLMRPETHDGQPIEFVRMTSHATLTFEEMDLYLPGLTELNIQPQDRIFRRDCLEVDVRVGGRPLTLYLVHLKSMGGFRNGIPGREATMPVRIAEAKAVRRIIERRFGTDHTARKNWAVCGDFNDYRERLVIGGDDVAGYTFTPAEEAVSSVDILLEGGFGENIVARRPALDRWTLYHTRGPEERHLCQLDYICLSPALARANASAIPDIIRAGQPWRTPFPPGQEVERYPRTGWDRPKASDHCPVAVTLDVV; encoded by the coding sequence ATGTCCTTGCGCCTCGCCACCTTCAATATCGAAAACCTGATGAACCGGTTCGATTTCTCGGGCTACCGCAACGAGTTGCATCAGGACCGTAGTCTGGCGCTCTACGAAATAAAGGACGAGGCTGAATACAAGCTGCTCGAGCAAGCGCGCGCCGTCGCCACTGCAGACGATACAAGGCAATTGTCAGCGCTGGCGATCGCGGCCACCCGCGCCGACATTTTGTGTCTTCAGGAAGTCGACAATCTGGAAGCGCTGAAGGCATTCGAATACGGCTATCTCTTCAAGATGATCGGCAGCGGCTACCGACAGAAGGTCATCACGCCGGGCAATGACAGCCGCGGCATCGATGTGGCGCTTCTGATGCGACCGGAAACACACGACGGCCAGCCGATCGAGTTCGTCAGGATGACCAGCCACGCCACGCTGACTTTCGAGGAGATGGACCTCTACCTGCCGGGACTTACCGAACTCAACATCCAGCCGCAGGACCGGATATTCCGCCGGGACTGCCTGGAAGTCGATGTGCGGGTAGGCGGGCGGCCGCTGACACTCTACCTCGTTCATCTCAAATCGATGGGCGGCTTTCGCAATGGGATTCCCGGTCGCGAGGCGACCATGCCTGTCCGCATCGCCGAAGCGAAAGCGGTGCGGCGGATCATCGAACGCCGCTTCGGCACCGATCATACGGCGAGAAAGAACTGGGCGGTCTGCGGCGATTTCAACGACTATCGCGAGAGGCTGGTCATCGGTGGCGACGATGTAGCCGGTTACACGTTCACGCCGGCGGAAGAGGCTGTCTCCTCGGTAGACATATTGCTGGAAGGGGGCTTCGGCGAGAATATTGTGGCGCGCAGGCCGGCTCTCGACCGCTGGACGCTCTATCACACGCGCGGTCCGGAGGAGCGGCATCTGTGCCAGCTTGATTATATCTGCCTTTCGCCGGCACTTGCGCGCGCAAACGCCTCGGCAATCCCCGACATCATCCGCGCCGGTCAGCCCTGGCGCACGCCGTTCCCGCCCGGCCAGGAAGTCGAGCGCTATCCGCGCACCGGTTGGGACCGCCCAAAGGCCTCGGACCATTGTCCGGTGGCCGTGACGCTCGACGTCGTCTGA
- a CDS encoding beta-ketoacyl-ACP synthase III, which produces MIRSIVRGVGCALPRRSMKNSEFEAIVDTSDEWITQRTGIRERRIADADETTASLGEAAARAALDNAGLTPADIDLIVLATSTPNNTFPATAVEIQERLGMRHGFAFDMQAVCSGFVYAVTTTDLYLRGGQAKRALVIGSETFSRILDWTDRGTCVLFGDGAGAVVLEASEGQGAIADRGILAASLRSDGVHKEKLFVDGGPSTTGTVGHLRMEGREVFKHAVAMITDVIEDVFRQAGITAEELDWFVPHQANRRIIDASAKKLGIAEEKVVVTVDRHGNTSAASVPLALTAAVTDGRIRKGDLVLLEAMGGGFTWGAVLLRW; this is translated from the coding sequence ATGATCAGATCCATCGTGCGTGGCGTCGGTTGCGCCCTGCCGCGCCGCTCGATGAAGAATTCCGAGTTCGAGGCGATCGTCGATACTTCGGACGAGTGGATCACGCAGCGTACCGGCATCCGTGAGCGGCGTATCGCCGACGCCGACGAGACGACGGCATCACTCGGAGAGGCTGCGGCGCGCGCGGCTCTGGACAATGCCGGACTCACGCCGGCCGACATCGACCTCATCGTTCTGGCAACATCGACGCCGAACAACACCTTTCCGGCCACCGCGGTGGAGATCCAGGAGCGGCTTGGCATGCGGCACGGCTTCGCCTTCGACATGCAGGCGGTTTGCAGCGGCTTTGTCTATGCCGTCACCACGACCGACCTCTACCTGCGTGGCGGGCAGGCGAAGAGGGCGCTTGTCATCGGGTCGGAGACTTTCTCCCGCATCCTGGACTGGACCGACCGCGGCACCTGCGTCCTGTTTGGAGACGGTGCCGGCGCCGTCGTCCTGGAGGCTTCGGAAGGGCAGGGGGCGATCGCCGATCGGGGCATCCTGGCGGCGAGCCTGCGTTCCGACGGCGTGCATAAGGAAAAGCTCTTCGTCGATGGCGGACCGTCCACTACCGGCACCGTCGGCCATCTGCGCATGGAGGGCCGCGAGGTCTTCAAACATGCGGTCGCCATGATCACCGACGTGATCGAGGACGTTTTCCGGCAGGCCGGCATCACCGCCGAGGAACTCGACTGGTTCGTGCCGCATCAGGCAAATCGACGTATCATCGACGCATCGGCTAAAAAACTCGGTATCGCGGAGGAGAAGGTGGTCGTGACGGTCGACCGCCACGGCAATACGTCGGCCGCGTCCGTGCCGCTCGCACTCACCGCCGCCGTCACCGACGGCAGGATCAGGAAGGGCGATCTCGTTCTCCTGGAAGCGATGGGCGGCGGCTTCACCTGGGGCGCGGTGCTGCTGCGCTGGTAG